In Geopsychrobacter electrodiphilus DSM 16401, a single window of DNA contains:
- the glnD gene encoding [protein-PII] uridylyltransferase codes for MKTTLRPDTQAFNPLDLVQKAVSYEIARPLLLEASRAYLDQQLGSIRNFHRTGASGSKVTLALTQLFDDITQQLFAAAAWKLDAASVENCALFALGGYGRCEMNPRSDLDLMFYYIDGGRDAAEKISDRMLYLLWDLGLDVGYSVRSAPDCLEQARQDITVRTAMLDTRFLAGSQTAWDGFKRSVFPHVLGDTTSKFIKAKLEENQERRRKYGSSVYLLEPNIKEGEGGLRDLHAALWTARIKFKASSLRDLVIKGVLNEEEAAAIEGAYDYLWKIRNELHFLATRKSDQVLFEHQSKIAAFLGYKDDKRAPAVEQFMQEYYTHAAHVEHLSSGLIIKATQRDESRAGVLGFFVRRNLEDGFTILRGEIRLESEERLREKPALIMKAFELAQYQGAELSVPLKLQIRDNLNLINDRVRRSKEINESFLRILRHPKGVGRTLRQMHHLHVLNHFIPEFKRIFCKVQFDLYHIYTVDIHSLFAVEETCRLWDGGYDKEYPLLAHLAKDVEKRELLLLAVLFHDIGKGEGKDHSTKGASMVPTIARRMGLNREDSARLEFLVQNHLSMVHVSQRRDLNDRRTISDFAGLMGMSENLKMLYLLTFADVRSVGPDVWSGWKGQLLQELYEKTFDLLEKGDFFQEKHSEKVRNRKRKVRAALLEDFPESRVNRCLANLSTRYLLSYHSKEIVGHLQLSLGRGKETLALQVEQHQAHNYTQVTLATLDHPGLFSQIAGVMAAHAINILGAQIHTRKNGLVLDVLKVNSSTGTAVENGSKWKRLEKDLAGVIEGRLFVDNLLKRQKAPSFMAKRDKPQRPNHIDILNDVSDKYTVIDIYTHDRIGLLYDITRTLTELGLYIAVSKISTKVDQVADVFYVRDIFGQKIVQPEKLRKIENDLLACLD; via the coding sequence ATGAAAACAACATTACGACCTGATACTCAAGCGTTCAATCCTTTGGATCTGGTGCAAAAGGCGGTCAGTTATGAGATTGCTCGACCGCTTCTGCTTGAAGCCAGTCGTGCCTATCTCGATCAGCAGTTGGGATCTATCCGAAATTTCCATCGAACCGGTGCCAGCGGCAGTAAAGTCACTCTGGCCCTGACCCAGTTGTTTGATGATATCACCCAGCAGTTATTTGCCGCCGCCGCCTGGAAGTTGGACGCTGCATCAGTGGAAAATTGTGCCCTTTTCGCACTCGGTGGGTACGGTCGTTGTGAGATGAACCCGCGTTCGGATCTTGATCTGATGTTTTATTATATTGACGGTGGGCGCGATGCTGCCGAAAAAATATCTGATCGCATGCTTTATCTTCTCTGGGATTTGGGGCTTGATGTCGGTTATTCTGTGCGTTCGGCGCCAGATTGTCTTGAACAGGCCCGTCAGGATATTACAGTGCGCACTGCCATGTTGGACACGCGATTTCTGGCCGGCAGTCAGACGGCATGGGATGGTTTTAAGCGCAGCGTATTTCCTCATGTCCTGGGGGATACGACTTCAAAATTCATCAAAGCCAAGCTCGAAGAGAATCAGGAGCGTCGCCGGAAGTATGGTTCCTCGGTGTATCTGCTGGAGCCGAATATCAAAGAGGGTGAGGGGGGACTGCGCGATCTGCATGCCGCACTCTGGACGGCGCGCATCAAATTTAAGGCTTCCTCTCTGCGCGATCTGGTGATCAAGGGGGTGCTGAACGAAGAAGAGGCCGCTGCGATTGAGGGAGCCTATGATTATTTATGGAAGATTCGCAACGAACTCCATTTTCTGGCGACACGCAAGAGTGATCAGGTACTGTTCGAGCATCAGAGTAAAATCGCGGCATTCCTCGGTTATAAGGATGATAAACGCGCCCCTGCAGTTGAGCAGTTCATGCAGGAATACTACACTCACGCTGCTCACGTTGAGCATCTTTCCAGCGGCCTGATCATCAAGGCGACCCAGCGTGACGAATCCAGAGCTGGCGTGCTCGGGTTTTTCGTTCGTCGTAATCTTGAGGACGGTTTCACCATTTTGCGCGGTGAGATTCGTCTCGAATCTGAAGAGCGTCTGCGTGAAAAGCCGGCACTCATCATGAAAGCATTTGAACTGGCACAGTATCAGGGGGCTGAGTTGAGCGTGCCACTCAAACTGCAAATCCGCGATAATCTGAACCTGATTAATGATCGTGTCCGCCGGTCCAAGGAGATAAATGAGTCCTTTCTGCGCATCTTGCGTCACCCCAAAGGAGTCGGAAGAACCTTGCGTCAGATGCATCATCTGCACGTCCTGAATCACTTTATCCCAGAATTCAAACGGATATTCTGCAAGGTTCAGTTCGATCTGTATCATATCTACACGGTCGATATTCACAGCCTGTTTGCGGTTGAAGAGACCTGTCGGTTGTGGGATGGCGGCTACGACAAGGAATATCCGCTGCTTGCTCATCTGGCTAAAGATGTCGAAAAGCGCGAGTTGCTGTTGTTGGCCGTCCTGTTCCATGATATCGGCAAAGGGGAGGGGAAGGACCATTCAACCAAGGGTGCCTCAATGGTGCCGACCATCGCACGGCGTATGGGACTTAATCGCGAAGACAGTGCTCGCCTGGAGTTTCTGGTGCAGAATCATTTGAGCATGGTGCATGTCTCCCAGCGCCGGGACCTTAATGACCGGCGGACTATTTCAGATTTCGCGGGGTTGATGGGGATGAGCGAAAATCTGAAAATGCTCTACCTGTTAACCTTTGCCGATGTACGTTCGGTAGGACCAGATGTCTGGAGTGGATGGAAGGGGCAGTTGCTGCAGGAACTCTATGAGAAGACCTTTGACCTGCTCGAAAAAGGTGATTTCTTTCAGGAGAAACATTCAGAAAAAGTGCGCAATCGTAAACGCAAGGTACGTGCTGCGTTGCTGGAAGATTTTCCGGAATCACGGGTCAATCGCTGTCTGGCCAATCTGAGTACCCGCTACCTGTTGAGTTACCATTCCAAGGAGATTGTCGGCCATCTGCAGTTATCGCTGGGTCGTGGTAAAGAGACCCTGGCTCTGCAGGTTGAGCAGCATCAGGCGCATAACTACACCCAGGTGACGCTGGCGACCCTCGACCACCCGGGTTTGTTTTCGCAAATTGCCGGGGTGATGGCAGCGCATGCGATAAATATTCTAGGAGCGCAGATCCATACCCGTAAAAACGGTCTGGTGCTCGATGTGTTGAAGGTGAACAGTTCAACCGGAACGGCGGTTGAGAATGGTTCCAAATGGAAGCGGCTAGAAAAGGATCTGGCTGGGGTGATTGAGGGGCGTCTGTTTGTGGATAATCTACTCAAACGTCAGAAGGCACCCAGCTTTATGGCGAAGCGCGATAAACCACAGCGACCTAATCATATCGACATTTTGAATGATGTTTCAGATAAATATACCGTTATTGATATCTATACTCACGACCGGATCGGTCTGCTCTACGATATTACGCGAACCCTGACCGAACTTGGACTCTATATCGCGGTGTCGAAGATTTCGACCAAAGTCGATCAGGTTGCTGACGTTTTCTATGTTCGGGACATCTTTGGACAGAAGATCGTTCAACCTGAGAAGTTGAGGAAAATTGAAAACGATCTTCTCGCCTGCCTGGATTAA
- the xerD gene encoding site-specific tyrosine recombinase XerD, producing the protein MDSYLDSFLNYLVVEKGLSVNTLEAYGRDLRRYLDYLMSQDINGIDQITQAQVIGFLAALKDEGLAPRSRARVLSSIRSFHRFLLGEKHAKNNPTLLLESPRTLRALPRLLSQQEVESLLATPNGTDPLTLRDRAMLEVLYATGLRVSELVGLKRADINRDIGCLSAFGKGSKQRLVPLGEVALTALEEYLAQGRALLKPASACQYLFLNRRGGGLSRQGFWKILRRIALQSGINCTIYPHMLRHSFATHLLENGADLRAVQTMLGHADISTTQIYTHVIRERLKQVHQQFHPRG; encoded by the coding sequence ATGGACTCATACCTCGATTCGTTTTTAAATTATCTAGTGGTTGAAAAAGGGTTGTCCGTCAATACTCTTGAGGCTTATGGTCGTGACCTTCGCCGATACCTTGATTATCTGATGAGTCAGGATATCAACGGAATAGATCAGATTACCCAGGCGCAGGTCATCGGTTTTCTCGCGGCCCTTAAGGATGAGGGTCTGGCGCCGAGAAGTCGCGCCCGTGTACTCAGCTCCATCCGCAGCTTTCATCGGTTTTTGCTCGGCGAAAAACATGCGAAGAATAATCCGACCCTCTTGCTTGAATCGCCACGAACCCTGCGGGCTCTGCCGCGACTCTTGTCGCAGCAGGAGGTTGAATCCTTGCTGGCGACGCCGAACGGGACCGACCCGCTGACTCTGCGTGACCGTGCGATGCTTGAAGTTCTTTATGCTACGGGACTCCGGGTTTCTGAACTTGTCGGGCTGAAGCGGGCCGATATAAATCGGGATATCGGCTGCCTGTCGGCGTTTGGCAAGGGGAGTAAACAGCGACTCGTACCTTTGGGTGAGGTTGCATTAACCGCTCTTGAAGAGTATCTTGCCCAGGGCCGTGCGCTGTTGAAGCCTGCATCTGCCTGCCAGTATCTGTTTCTTAATCGTCGAGGCGGTGGTCTCAGCCGGCAGGGGTTCTGGAAGATACTCAGGCGTATTGCACTGCAATCCGGGATCAATTGCACCATCTATCCGCACATGTTGCGTCACTCCTTTGCCACGCATCTGCTCGAAAATGGTGCGGATTTACGCGCTGTGCAGACCATGCTGGGGCATGCGGATATCAGCACGACCCAGATTTATACCCATGTTATTCGTGAACGACTGAAACAGGTTCATCAGCAATTTCATCCTCGCGGCTGA
- a CDS encoding cofactor-independent phosphoglycerate mutase → MKYLVLLGDGMADEPIEVLGGLTPLQKAHTPHMDILANSGILGMAATVPKGFHPGSDVANLAVFGYDPALSYSGRAPLEAASIGVDLGPDDIAFRLNLVWLEAHYGKLYMGDFSAGHICTSDAAELINSLQSELGDDQFSFHPGISYRHLLVWHGGREKLTCTPPHDISSQSIESHLPQGEGSAELIALTTSAQMLLANHPVNNARLERGDLPANSIWLWGQGRRPQMKTFQELYGLDGGVISAVDLIRGLGVCAGLKIVEVPGATGYIDTNYLGKGEAALELLKESDFVYLHVEAPDEAAHGGLLDEKIQAIEDFDRFVVGTIYAHLDQIGDCRILVMPDHPTPVELRTHTAKAVPYLLFDSRTPHIQRDSGYSEVSAESTGVRCAGHLLLPQLLEL, encoded by the coding sequence ATGAAGTATCTGGTACTTTTAGGTGATGGTATGGCCGACGAGCCGATTGAGGTCTTGGGCGGTTTAACCCCTCTGCAAAAGGCTCATACGCCGCATATGGATATTCTGGCCAATTCCGGAATCCTCGGTATGGCCGCGACGGTGCCCAAAGGGTTTCACCCCGGGAGTGATGTCGCCAATCTGGCCGTTTTCGGCTATGACCCGGCGCTCTCTTATTCGGGCCGTGCGCCGCTTGAAGCCGCCAGTATTGGGGTCGACCTCGGGCCGGATGATATTGCCTTTCGTTTGAACCTGGTCTGGCTCGAAGCACATTACGGCAAACTCTACATGGGCGACTTCTCGGCTGGGCATATCTGCACCAGCGATGCCGCTGAGTTGATCAACTCTCTGCAATCCGAATTGGGGGATGACCAGTTCAGTTTTCATCCCGGCATCTCTTATCGTCACCTTCTGGTCTGGCATGGCGGCAGGGAGAAGCTGACATGTACACCTCCTCACGATATCAGTAGTCAGAGTATCGAATCCCATCTGCCGCAGGGGGAAGGGAGCGCTGAGCTGATTGCGCTGACGACTTCGGCACAGATGCTCCTGGCCAACCATCCGGTCAATAATGCGCGGCTTGAACGCGGCGATCTCCCCGCAAATTCCATCTGGCTGTGGGGACAGGGCCGACGCCCGCAAATGAAGACTTTCCAAGAGCTTTACGGATTGGACGGAGGGGTCATCTCTGCGGTTGACCTGATTCGAGGACTGGGAGTTTGTGCTGGTCTCAAAATTGTCGAGGTTCCCGGTGCGACAGGCTATATCGATACCAATTATTTAGGGAAGGGTGAAGCGGCTCTCGAGCTTTTAAAGGAATCTGATTTTGTCTATCTGCATGTTGAAGCGCCAGATGAAGCGGCACATGGTGGTTTACTGGATGAAAAAATCCAGGCTATCGAAGATTTTGACCGTTTTGTGGTGGGGACTATTTATGCTCATCTGGACCAGATAGGGGACTGTCGTATCCTGGTGATGCCGGATCATCCAACCCCGGTCGAACTGCGAACCCATACAGCGAAGGCCGTGCCCTATCTGCTGTTTGATAGCCGCACACCTCACATTCAAAGGGATAGTGGTTATTCTGAAGTGAGCGCCGAATCTACGGGCGTGCGCTGCGCCGGGCATCTTCTCTTGCCACAACTTCTCGAACTTTGA
- a CDS encoding DNA polymerase III subunit chi: MRFIKLDRPEKALHLCRLADEHFLAGTRSLVVIDDENRAVTLDRFMWVWDKCSFLPHALDNGTVECLDEPVVISTEEHNSNQAQVLIMGTTCMDDGFMAQFDLIYDFAETYDERLAEEARTRFRRYRSLGYNPTMV; encoded by the coding sequence GTGCGGTTTATAAAACTTGATCGGCCGGAGAAGGCCCTGCATCTGTGTCGTCTGGCCGATGAGCATTTTCTCGCGGGAACCCGCAGCCTGGTTGTGATTGACGATGAAAATCGTGCCGTGACACTGGACCGTTTTATGTGGGTCTGGGACAAGTGCTCGTTTTTACCCCATGCCCTTGATAATGGCACCGTTGAGTGTTTGGATGAACCGGTGGTGATAAGCACTGAGGAGCACAACAGCAACCAGGCACAGGTGCTCATTATGGGCACCACCTGCATGGATGATGGCTTTATGGCGCAATTTGATTTGATTTATGATTTTGCTGAAACCTATGATGAACGACTGGCGGAGGAGGCCAGAACGCGCTTTCGCAGATATCGTTCTCTTGGCTATAACCCCACCATGGTATGA
- a CDS encoding RNA methyltransferase — translation MASPFQLKNICVVLVEPQGPLNIGSVCRAMMNFGLCDLRLVNPQTDHLVHSARQMAVKATVLLEQASVFNSLRDALDDCVTAFGTTRRFGKYREGMLYPDVAAEQALPLSINGRVGFVFGREDKGLHTAELDLCQRFITIPTDADLPSMNLAQAVALCLYELRRAQERLLGASSAQKKLAGVKSMEEMYTHMENTLASCGYLNPQNPDHILRAFRRIFSRADLNAREVRILRGLWSQIDSLQSQLQGPTND, via the coding sequence ATGGCATCTCCGTTTCAGTTGAAAAACATTTGTGTGGTTCTGGTAGAACCTCAGGGCCCTCTAAATATAGGTTCTGTTTGCCGGGCAATGATGAATTTTGGTTTGTGCGATCTGCGTCTGGTCAATCCGCAAACCGACCATCTGGTTCACAGCGCACGTCAAATGGCCGTCAAGGCGACAGTTCTTTTAGAACAGGCCTCTGTCTTCAACTCTCTGAGGGATGCGCTGGATGATTGTGTCACCGCTTTTGGTACGACGCGACGGTTTGGCAAGTATCGCGAAGGTATGCTCTATCCCGATGTGGCGGCAGAACAAGCCTTGCCCCTGAGTATTAACGGGCGCGTCGGATTTGTTTTCGGTCGTGAAGATAAGGGATTACATACCGCTGAACTTGATCTTTGTCAGCGTTTTATCACCATCCCGACCGATGCCGATTTGCCTTCAATGAATCTGGCTCAGGCTGTAGCCCTCTGCCTCTATGAACTGCGTCGTGCCCAGGAGAGGCTTCTGGGCGCATCTAGTGCACAGAAAAAACTGGCCGGGGTGAAATCAATGGAAGAAATGTATACGCACATGGAGAATACACTGGCCAGTTGCGGTTATTTGAATCCCCAGAACCCCGACCATATTTTACGCGCCTTCCGGCGGATTTTTAGCCGTGCGGATTTGAATGCGCGCGAAGTCAGGATTTTACGTGGTCTCTGGAGCCAGATTGATTCTTTACAAAGCCAGTTGCAAGGCCCGACCAATGACTGA